A stretch of the Thiomicrorhabdus xiamenensis genome encodes the following:
- a CDS encoding 1-aminocyclopropane-1-carboxylate deaminase/D-cysteine desulfhydrase, with protein sequence MLKHKTTPLQPIEHPLFNEHKIRVLVKREELNHELIQGNKLYKLELNLKHFRNSDKKFLLTFGGAYSNHIAATAAAAHQFQIPAIGVIRGDELAANPAKWSHTLVEAQRNGMHLVFIRRPDYRLKTRDDFLSLLQQNYAEQLADFVDPQFDPQNAYILPEGGSNQLAVQGFQSLAEELDQQCPQWTNLYCAVGTGATLAGLSAYSQYDIRRILNGVATINDSDYLMPQIAQWITTVQPQQSNRWQLRQNCHAGGYAKTDPELEQFIQEIWPQFRIPIEPVYTAKAFHCFWKDLINHEISKDSVVVLLHTGGLQGVG encoded by the coding sequence ATGCTGAAACACAAAACCACACCTTTGCAACCTATCGAACACCCGCTGTTCAACGAACATAAAATTCGCGTCCTAGTCAAAAGAGAAGAACTTAATCATGAATTAATTCAAGGAAATAAGCTATACAAGCTCGAATTAAACTTAAAACACTTCCGTAACAGCGATAAAAAATTTTTATTAACTTTTGGCGGCGCCTACTCGAATCATATCGCAGCCACAGCAGCTGCCGCACATCAATTCCAGATTCCGGCAATCGGTGTCATTCGCGGTGACGAGTTAGCAGCCAACCCGGCCAAATGGAGTCATACGCTCGTTGAAGCGCAAAGAAACGGCATGCATCTGGTTTTTATCCGGCGCCCGGACTACCGGCTTAAAACTCGCGATGACTTTTTGTCACTCCTGCAACAGAATTACGCTGAACAATTAGCGGATTTTGTCGATCCGCAATTTGATCCACAAAATGCCTATATCCTTCCTGAAGGCGGATCCAACCAACTGGCCGTTCAGGGCTTTCAAAGTCTGGCTGAAGAACTGGATCAACAATGCCCGCAGTGGACGAATTTATACTGCGCGGTTGGAACCGGCGCCACTTTAGCCGGACTCAGCGCCTATTCGCAATACGATATACGGCGAATACTCAACGGAGTGGCCACGATTAATGACAGTGATTATCTGATGCCGCAGATTGCTCAGTGGATCACCACAGTACAGCCACAGCAAAGCAATCGCTGGCAATTACGACAGAATTGTCATGCCGGCGGTTATGCCAAAACCGACCCGGAACTGGAACAATTCATTCAGGAAATCTGGCCGCAGTTCCGGATTCCAATCGAACCGGTGTATACGGCCAAAGCCTTTCATTGCTTTTGGAAAGACCTTATAAATCATGAAATTAGCAAAGACTCTGTAGTTGTATTGTTACATACAGGAGGTTTGCAAGGTGTGGGTTGA
- the cobU gene encoding bifunctional adenosylcobinamide kinase/adenosylcobinamide-phosphate guanylyltransferase, translating into MIHLILGGARSGKSAYAEGQSLSWQKQNEAENRAAEVVYLATAKSSFRDAEEQQEHEVSVDQEMLQRIEHHRNRRPEDWLTHEEPLLLAQALQKIEHQALASQRKTAVLIDCLTLWMLNLIDADCREEQSERFLQQLEASRLPIFIVSNEVGLGVVPLGRLSREFVDELGRLHQEVAKRAHKVTFVTAGLPMILKDSQ; encoded by the coding sequence ATGATTCATCTGATTTTAGGGGGTGCCCGTTCCGGGAAAAGTGCCTATGCGGAAGGACAATCCCTGAGTTGGCAAAAGCAAAACGAGGCGGAAAACAGGGCGGCGGAAGTGGTCTATCTGGCGACGGCCAAAAGTTCTTTCCGTGATGCCGAGGAACAGCAGGAACACGAAGTGTCTGTCGATCAAGAGATGTTGCAACGGATCGAACATCATCGAAATCGTAGACCGGAGGACTGGCTGACCCATGAAGAACCGCTTCTACTGGCACAGGCGTTGCAGAAAATTGAGCATCAGGCTTTGGCGAGTCAACGTAAGACGGCGGTTTTAATCGATTGTTTAACCTTGTGGATGCTGAATCTGATTGATGCGGATTGCCGCGAAGAACAGAGTGAACGTTTTTTGCAGCAACTTGAAGCCAGTCGCCTGCCGATTTTTATCGTCAGCAACGAAGTCGGGTTAGGTGTTGTTCCTCTGGGCCGGCTCAGTCGAGAGTTTGTCGACGAATTGGGTCGTTTGCATCAGGAAGTGGCCAAGCGGGCGCATAAAGTGACCTTCGTTACCGCGGGCTTACCGATGATTTTAAAAGACAGTCAATAA
- a CDS encoding arylesterase, with protein sequence MPQRSLSLNRLKTVFILLVLIPLLNGCSKPHQPLPENAVILAFGDSLTEGYGVPKPASYPSVLQSLSGRKVVNAGVSGETTDQGLLRMQQLLAEQQFDLVILFEGGNDILQKRSYAQIEANLRKMIELLQAKKIQILLIGVPEKRLFSDSAPFYEKLAEHYDIPLQDEIVGDLVMRPSMKSDYVHLNRQGYQALAEAVFRKLQATGALAD encoded by the coding sequence ATGCCGCAACGATCCCTTTCACTGAACCGACTAAAAACAGTATTCATCTTGCTGGTGCTTATTCCGCTCTTGAATGGTTGCAGCAAACCCCATCAGCCGTTACCGGAAAATGCGGTTATTCTGGCTTTTGGCGATAGTCTGACCGAAGGCTATGGAGTCCCAAAACCCGCATCCTATCCAAGCGTTCTGCAATCGTTGAGCGGACGTAAAGTCGTTAACGCCGGCGTATCAGGAGAGACCACGGATCAGGGCCTGTTGCGCATGCAGCAGCTGCTTGCGGAACAACAGTTCGATCTCGTCATACTGTTTGAAGGCGGAAATGATATTCTGCAAAAGCGTTCTTATGCACAGATCGAAGCGAACCTGCGCAAGATGATCGAACTTCTGCAGGCAAAGAAAATACAGATTCTTTTGATCGGCGTACCGGAAAAACGGCTGTTTTCCGATAGTGCACCGTTTTATGAAAAGCTCGCCGAGCATTATGACATTCCATTGCAAGACGAAATTGTCGGCGATCTGGTCATGCGTCCGTCGATGAAATCGGACTATGTTCACTTGAATCGTCAGGGGTATCAGGCTCTGGCCGAAGCGGTTTTCCGGAAATTGCAGGCAACCGGTGCCCTAGCCGACTGA
- a CDS encoding nicotinate-nucleotide--dimethylbenzimidazole phosphoribosyltransferase, translating to MQRFFCANQDLDESFIEAAFLHQRQLTKPEGSLGRLEEVAIRLASHQRCTQPEVVKPWISVFAADHGIVEDGVSAYPQAVTQEMVKNFSRGGAAISVLAEFSQAEFEIVDVGIKEDPAPLAHLLSARVAAGTQNFSKLPAMSEQQLFAALSVGADAAERARNAGADLFIAGEMGIGNTSSAAAMTAVLSGKAVSEVVGEGTGISFSQKKQKAQVIEQAINLHREHLTSPLRVLQYLGGFEIAAMTGAYIRCAQLGLSVVVDGVIASVAAWVGDFVSRNEQLLRCQSSEEMLDLGKYSMPETIFCTCGSCPRLVEWCFFAHLSAEPAHEVILEALGVEPMLQFEMRLGEASGAALVIPLLRQACALHNRMATFEQAGVSSAD from the coding sequence ATGCAACGTTTTTTCTGTGCCAATCAGGATCTGGACGAATCGTTTATCGAGGCGGCTTTTCTGCATCAGCGGCAATTGACTAAGCCGGAAGGTTCGTTAGGGCGCCTGGAAGAGGTTGCGATTCGTCTGGCCAGTCATCAACGGTGTACTCAGCCAGAGGTGGTAAAACCTTGGATTTCGGTATTCGCAGCCGATCACGGTATTGTCGAAGATGGGGTTTCAGCCTATCCGCAAGCGGTTACGCAGGAAATGGTTAAAAATTTCAGTCGCGGGGGCGCCGCAATCAGTGTTTTGGCCGAATTTTCGCAGGCCGAGTTCGAGATTGTGGATGTCGGTATCAAAGAAGATCCAGCGCCGCTGGCGCATCTGCTTTCCGCGAGAGTTGCAGCCGGTACGCAGAATTTTAGTAAATTGCCGGCAATGAGTGAACAACAACTGTTTGCGGCCTTGAGCGTCGGTGCTGATGCTGCCGAACGAGCCAGGAATGCCGGAGCAGACCTGTTTATCGCCGGTGAAATGGGGATTGGTAATACCAGCAGTGCTGCTGCAATGACAGCCGTACTCAGTGGTAAAGCCGTTAGCGAGGTGGTTGGGGAAGGCACCGGAATCAGCTTTAGCCAGAAAAAACAGAAAGCGCAGGTTATCGAGCAGGCGATCAATTTGCATCGTGAGCATTTGACTTCGCCTTTACGGGTTTTGCAATATCTTGGCGGGTTCGAGATTGCGGCGATGACCGGCGCCTATATTCGTTGCGCGCAATTGGGCCTGAGCGTCGTCGTCGATGGAGTGATCGCTTCTGTCGCCGCCTGGGTCGGTGATTTTGTCAGCCGCAACGAACAACTTCTGCGCTGTCAGTCAAGCGAGGAAATGCTTGATCTGGGCAAATATTCAATGCCGGAAACAATATTCTGTACCTGCGGTTCTTGTCCGCGTCTGGTGGAGTGGTGCTTTTTTGCCCATCTGTCAGCGGAGCCGGCGCACGAAGTAATTCTGGAAGCACTCGGCGTTGAACCTATGCTGCAATTTGAAATGCGTCTGGGCGAGGCTTCGGGTGCGGCTCTGGTCATCCCTCTGTTGCGGCAGGCGTGTGCTTTGCATAACCGCATGGCAACCTTCGAGCAGGCCGGGGTCAGTAGTGCGGATTGA
- a CDS encoding ammonium transporter — protein sequence MEQLTTSLDVLFILLGAILVLFMHAGFAFLEVGTVQHKNQVNALVKIMSDLGVSTVAYFFVGYGIAYGVFFGFNMDGQLTQAMTEKSGYELVKFFFLMTFAAAIPAIVSGGIAERARFYPILAATFLTVAFIYPLFEGISWNGNFGLQAWLEDRFGVGFHDFAGSIVVHGVGGWIALAAMLVIGSRNNRYAKDGSIRHVYPPSSIPFLALGSWILAVGWFGFNVMSAQAIEGIQGLVAMNSLMAMVGGILAATFISDKDPGFVHNGPLAGLVAICAGSDIVSPLGALVIGLVAGALFVKAFTWTQKNLKIDDVLGVWPLHGLCGIWGAIAAGIFGSTALGGLGGVSLMSQLVGILAGVGIAFIGGYLVYALVNMFAPIRMNEEEQYLGADLTFHKIHANPPKEDFNR from the coding sequence ATGGAACAACTTACCACCAGTCTGGATGTGCTCTTTATCTTACTGGGTGCTATTTTAGTTTTATTCATGCATGCGGGTTTCGCTTTTTTGGAAGTCGGAACGGTGCAACATAAAAATCAGGTTAACGCCCTGGTAAAAATCATGAGCGATCTCGGCGTTTCGACCGTCGCTTATTTCTTTGTCGGTTACGGTATCGCCTACGGCGTCTTTTTCGGCTTCAACATGGACGGTCAACTGACTCAGGCGATGACCGAAAAATCCGGTTATGAACTGGTGAAGTTTTTCTTTCTGATGACTTTTGCCGCGGCGATTCCGGCAATCGTTTCCGGCGGGATTGCCGAGCGCGCCCGTTTTTACCCGATCCTGGCGGCGACCTTTCTGACAGTTGCTTTTATTTATCCGCTGTTTGAAGGAATCAGCTGGAACGGTAATTTCGGATTGCAGGCGTGGTTGGAAGATCGTTTCGGTGTCGGCTTCCATGATTTTGCCGGATCCATTGTCGTTCACGGCGTCGGAGGCTGGATTGCATTGGCTGCGATGCTGGTGATCGGTTCTCGTAATAATCGCTACGCCAAAGACGGTTCGATCCGTCATGTTTATCCGCCATCAAGCATTCCTTTCCTGGCATTGGGGTCGTGGATTCTTGCGGTCGGCTGGTTCGGTTTCAACGTCATGTCGGCGCAGGCGATCGAAGGCATTCAGGGATTGGTGGCGATGAATTCACTGATGGCAATGGTCGGTGGAATTTTGGCGGCGACCTTTATTTCCGATAAGGATCCGGGCTTCGTGCACAACGGACCGCTTGCCGGATTGGTGGCGATCTGCGCTGGTTCAGATATCGTCAGTCCTTTGGGCGCTCTGGTAATCGGTCTGGTAGCCGGTGCTTTGTTTGTTAAGGCATTTACCTGGACGCAGAAGAATTTGAAAATCGACGATGTGCTTGGCGTTTGGCCTCTGCACGGTCTTTGCGGAATCTGGGGCGCGATAGCGGCCGGTATTTTTGGTTCAACTGCCTTGGGCGGTCTGGGCGGAGTTTCCCTGATGTCTCAGCTGGTCGGTATTCTGGCTGGAGTTGGCATCGCATTTATCGGTGGTTATCTGGTGTATGCCTTGGTCAATATGTTTGCTCCGATCCGTATGAACGAAGAAGAGCAGTATCTGGGTGCGGATTTGACTTTCCACAAAATTCACGCCAATCCGCCGAAAGAAGATTTTAATCGTTAA
- a CDS encoding histidine phosphatase family protein: MRIDLIRHGACEDDVFLRGRTDSPLSLEGENQMRQALIGLPEPCQIITSPASRCRFFAEQHFKHVSVRQALAERDFGSWDGLSLDEIRAHYPKQLEAYFADPFADDIIPYGENLPLFEARVVQEWDRLCRSECDHLLIFSHSGVQRMVLKRILKMQNEALFNLKIGYAARLTFEVTRVDEACFTHLVEMRQNEHAGVA; encoded by the coding sequence GTGCGGATTGATCTGATCCGTCATGGAGCCTGCGAAGATGACGTATTTTTGCGTGGTCGCACGGATTCACCTCTGAGTTTGGAGGGCGAAAACCAGATGCGGCAGGCGCTAATCGGTTTGCCGGAACCGTGCCAAATAATCACTTCACCGGCGAGCCGTTGCCGGTTTTTTGCGGAGCAGCATTTCAAGCATGTTTCGGTTCGTCAGGCGTTGGCGGAAAGGGATTTCGGAAGCTGGGACGGGTTGAGTCTCGATGAAATTCGCGCGCACTATCCGAAGCAGTTGGAGGCCTATTTCGCTGATCCATTTGCCGACGACATTATTCCGTATGGCGAAAATTTACCTCTTTTCGAAGCGCGTGTCGTACAAGAATGGGATCGCTTGTGTCGATCCGAGTGTGACCATCTTTTGATTTTTAGCCACTCCGGAGTGCAACGGATGGTATTAAAACGGATATTGAAAATGCAGAATGAAGCCTTGTTCAATCTTAAGATCGGTTATGCAGCACGCCTAACCTTTGAAGTGACACGTGTCGATGAGGCCTGCTTTACGCATCTGGTCGAAATGCGTCAGAATGAGCATGCGGGCGTCGCTTGA
- a CDS encoding NAD(P)/FAD-dependent oxidoreductase, translating to MSANNRKLTVLGSGFAALTATKQLRKLNPNAEITVISPSKEFIYLPSLIWIPSGMRNGDDLRIDLTNFFNKNNIQHVKASVTNITNGGRTVETDAGEFDNDGLIIASGGRFIKKLPGIEHAITPCEGIPAAEKIRDRLNGMDSGTIAIGFGGNPNEPSAMRGGPMFEFLFGIDNLLRKQGRRDKFKLIFFNPAAQPGKRLGDKVPANITKMMAKKGIETKLGHKMKGFEANLVKTEGEEFAADLILFMPGMTGPAWLPNSELPKSAGGMITANQFAQVEGYQATYVAGDAGSFPGPDWQAKQAHAADLQATAAAQNLTKELNGQTDYQAFKHELICIVDTLKHGILIKRTEKGTTLLPPCRLFHWAKRIFEGLYLRQYR from the coding sequence ATGTCAGCAAACAACCGTAAATTAACCGTTCTGGGAAGCGGTTTTGCCGCTTTAACCGCCACGAAGCAACTGCGGAAACTGAACCCGAATGCAGAGATCACCGTCATCTCTCCATCGAAAGAATTTATCTATTTACCGAGTTTGATCTGGATACCATCCGGTATGCGCAACGGTGACGATCTGCGCATTGATCTGACAAATTTCTTCAACAAAAACAATATCCAACACGTCAAAGCGTCGGTAACAAACATCACCAACGGTGGACGCACCGTCGAAACCGATGCGGGCGAATTCGACAATGACGGTCTGATTATCGCCTCCGGCGGCCGTTTCATTAAGAAACTTCCCGGCATCGAACATGCGATTACCCCGTGCGAAGGCATTCCGGCAGCCGAAAAAATCCGTGACCGTTTAAATGGAATGGACAGCGGTACCATTGCGATTGGTTTCGGCGGCAATCCGAATGAACCTTCGGCAATGCGCGGTGGGCCGATGTTCGAATTCCTGTTCGGTATCGACAACCTGTTGCGTAAGCAGGGACGTCGCGACAAATTCAAACTGATTTTCTTCAACCCGGCAGCTCAGCCTGGTAAACGTCTGGGCGACAAGGTTCCGGCAAACATTACCAAAATGATGGCTAAGAAAGGCATCGAAACCAAACTGGGTCATAAGATGAAGGGATTTGAAGCGAACCTGGTTAAAACTGAAGGCGAAGAATTCGCTGCGGATCTGATTCTGTTTATGCCGGGCATGACCGGCCCGGCCTGGTTGCCAAACAGCGAACTACCGAAATCAGCCGGCGGAATGATTACCGCCAATCAATTTGCTCAGGTTGAAGGTTATCAGGCAACCTATGTTGCCGGTGATGCGGGCAGTTTCCCCGGACCGGACTGGCAGGCGAAACAGGCTCATGCAGCCGATCTGCAAGCGACAGCCGCGGCACAGAACCTGACTAAAGAACTTAATGGTCAAACCGACTACCAAGCCTTTAAACACGAACTGATCTGTATTGTTGATACGCTTAAACACGGCATTCTGATCAAACGCACCGAAAAAGGCACAACCCTGCTACCGCCTTGCCGTCTGTTCCACTGGGCCAAACGGATTTTCGAAGGTCTTTATCTGCGTCAATACCGCTAA
- a CDS encoding adenosylcobinamide-GDP ribazoletransferase: protein MRHFFRELCLSLQFFSRIPFNFACYSEQRQTRVLNYLPLVGLLFAGLLSAAVLSIALMDLWLADLSGREHFFSAAEAAFVVLVVWLGLSGAMHLDGVADSADAAMGSLRDPEKALRIMHDSRIGTAAAVALVVVLLGKWILLQQLIEIYWQARDPFFWMPILLLAASVIMARIAPLVLVKTAPSATRTDMHQAMFAEVSWWSIGIYGVAMSLMLLWMVPGGLSLWGALLLVVPMIAVFARRLIGGLNGDLLGMAIELSELLLLFVGLGLLRLSV, encoded by the coding sequence ATGCGTCATTTTTTTCGTGAACTCTGCCTAAGTTTACAGTTTTTCAGCCGTATTCCTTTCAACTTCGCTTGTTACAGTGAGCAACGTCAGACACGGGTTCTTAATTATCTGCCACTGGTCGGACTGCTGTTTGCCGGATTGTTGAGCGCAGCAGTCTTGTCGATTGCCTTAATGGATTTGTGGCTGGCGGATTTGAGCGGCCGTGAGCATTTCTTTTCCGCCGCAGAGGCTGCCTTCGTGGTTCTTGTCGTCTGGCTTGGCTTGAGCGGTGCTATGCATCTTGACGGAGTAGCTGATAGTGCCGATGCAGCCATGGGGAGTTTGCGGGATCCGGAGAAGGCGTTAAGGATTATGCACGACAGCCGGATCGGTACTGCGGCGGCAGTTGCCTTAGTTGTTGTACTGCTTGGTAAATGGATATTGTTACAACAGTTAATTGAGATTTACTGGCAGGCGCGGGATCCTTTTTTCTGGATGCCGATACTGCTTTTGGCGGCGAGCGTGATTATGGCCAGAATTGCCCCTTTGGTTCTGGTGAAAACGGCGCCCAGTGCGACGCGAACCGATATGCATCAGGCGATGTTTGCCGAGGTTTCCTGGTGGTCGATCGGCATCTACGGAGTCGCGATGTCTTTAATGCTGTTATGGATGGTACCCGGTGGACTGTCTCTATGGGGGGCGCTGCTACTTGTTGTGCCGATGATTGCGGTTTTTGCCCGGCGCTTAATCGGCGGGCTTAACGGTGATTTGCTGGGGATGGCGATCGAGTTAAGTGAACTGCTTTTACTATTCGTTGGTTTAGGGCTTTTACGTCTGAGCGTTTAG
- a CDS encoding FG-GAP repeat domain-containing protein: MIITHQQLSLSAQQRYERQEQSQLRLETYQNGLLQTQKVETQTLTQTEFRSSSMSLSSGMDERLEKAHTLANSPTSRSDKVIANNDGQAEAPRRLQEAFNKAPMLRSEATSGESETWLPPHLIEMIEAIEAMMERLTGKTYHLKVYGYHPHDKNDSSEFSGFQDESRSFRSEWSQAGRGMAGDGFRVNVSHRLQEMETLRFHAEGTVKTADGRELAFDLTTQQSRAYSSNSYVAIQQGAVPQDPLVVNFGGQPAQLSLAKVELDLNNDGDSDQVAILQAGSGYLALDKNNDGKITEGHELFGTESGNGFVDLAAYDQDGNGWIDENDAVFADLQIYHQDSSGFMRLDGLMALNIGAISLASVASEFSHKDENNQLQAQVRSSGVFLFEDSGKAGSVQQIDLMI; the protein is encoded by the coding sequence ATGATTATTACACACCAGCAACTGAGTTTATCCGCACAGCAGCGGTATGAACGACAGGAACAGAGCCAGCTACGACTGGAAACTTATCAGAATGGGCTGCTGCAAACGCAAAAGGTCGAAACACAAACACTGACCCAAACCGAATTCCGTTCCAGTTCAATGTCTTTGAGTTCTGGGATGGATGAAAGGCTGGAAAAAGCGCACACTCTGGCGAATTCGCCAACAAGTCGCAGCGACAAAGTAATCGCCAATAATGATGGGCAAGCGGAGGCACCGCGACGCCTGCAGGAGGCTTTTAATAAAGCGCCGATGTTACGCAGCGAGGCGACCTCTGGTGAGTCTGAGACATGGTTGCCGCCGCATCTGATCGAAATGATTGAAGCGATTGAAGCCATGATGGAGCGTTTGACCGGAAAAACCTATCACCTTAAAGTCTACGGCTATCATCCGCATGATAAAAATGATTCTTCCGAATTTTCCGGTTTTCAGGATGAGAGCAGAAGCTTCCGCTCTGAATGGTCCCAAGCGGGACGAGGTATGGCGGGAGATGGTTTTCGTGTAAATGTTTCGCACAGGCTTCAGGAAATGGAAACACTGCGCTTTCACGCTGAAGGAACGGTGAAGACGGCGGATGGTCGTGAGTTGGCGTTTGATCTGACCACTCAGCAATCAAGAGCTTACTCCAGTAACTCTTATGTCGCCATTCAGCAGGGCGCCGTGCCACAGGATCCGCTGGTAGTTAATTTTGGCGGTCAGCCGGCGCAGCTGAGTCTCGCTAAAGTGGAACTCGATTTGAACAATGACGGCGACTCCGATCAGGTTGCCATCTTGCAGGCCGGTAGCGGTTATCTGGCACTGGATAAAAACAACGACGGCAAAATCACCGAAGGGCATGAGCTGTTCGGCACCGAAAGCGGCAATGGCTTTGTCGATCTGGCGGCGTACGACCAGGATGGTAACGGGTGGATCGATGAAAATGATGCGGTTTTTGCCGATCTGCAGATTTATCACCAGGACAGTTCTGGGTTTATGCGGCTCGATGGGTTAATGGCATTAAATATCGGTGCGATTTCACTCGCTTCGGTCGCTTCTGAATTCAGCCATAAGGACGAAAACAATCAATTGCAGGCGCAGGTTCGATCCAGCGGTGTTTTTCTGTTTGAAGATTCGGGCAAGGCTGGTTCTGTTCAGCAAATTGATTTGATGATTTAA
- the greB gene encoding transcription elongation factor GreB — MTNRNNLITPEGRQALEKELDYLWRVERRKTTQAVTEAAAHGDRSENAEYKEGKRKLREIDRRLRFLRKRLEVVQVVPYSVQQEGKVFFGAWVELENDDGEIRRYRIVGTDEFDPTKNFISIKSPMAHALIGKQVDDEIVVQTPEGKKLWWLNEIRYQPFADEESVG; from the coding sequence ATGACTAACCGAAATAACCTGATTACTCCGGAGGGCCGACAGGCTCTGGAAAAAGAACTGGATTACCTATGGCGTGTCGAGCGTCGTAAAACCACGCAGGCCGTAACCGAGGCCGCTGCTCATGGCGACCGTTCGGAAAATGCCGAATACAAAGAAGGCAAGCGCAAGTTGCGTGAGATCGACCGGCGTTTAAGATTTCTGCGCAAACGACTAGAAGTGGTTCAGGTTGTCCCCTACTCAGTGCAGCAGGAGGGTAAGGTCTTCTTCGGCGCCTGGGTCGAGCTGGAAAATGATGATGGCGAGATTCGCCGCTACCGGATTGTCGGGACTGACGAGTTTGATCCGACGAAAAATTTTATCAGCATCAAGTCGCCGATGGCGCACGCACTGATCGGTAAGCAGGTTGATGATGAGATAGTGGTGCAGACGCCGGAAGGGAAGAAACTCTGGTGGCTTAATGAAATCCGTTATCAGCCGTTTGCCGACGAGGAATCAGTCGGCTAG